In the Enterococcus saigonensis genome, one interval contains:
- a CDS encoding gluconeogenesis factor YvcK family protein: MKMKTYRIRKPKVVVVGGGTGLPVILRGLRNQGIDITAVVTVADDGGSSGEIRNSIAMSPPGDLRNVLVALSDMPKLYADIFQYRFKKSDKFLANHALGNLIIAAMSEMRGSTYEAIQLLTKMMHVDGNIYPSSEKPLVLHAIFKDGTEAIGESKIALDRKTIDHVFVRNQDGDSEPKAARKVVSSIMEADMIVLGPGSLFTSILPNLMISEIGKALLETQAETVYICNIMTQKGETEHFTDANHVQVLHQHLKKPFVDTVLVNTEKVPEGYMDPEVYDEYLVQVKHDFKSLRQEGCRVVSADFLQLRDGGVFHDGEKVVEELLRILY, from the coding sequence ATGAAAATGAAAACATATCGAATTCGCAAACCAAAAGTTGTCGTAGTAGGTGGCGGAACAGGATTGCCCGTCATTTTACGGGGGTTAAGAAACCAAGGAATTGATATTACGGCAGTTGTTACTGTTGCTGACGATGGCGGTAGCAGTGGTGAAATTCGTAATTCTATTGCTATGTCACCACCTGGAGATTTGCGAAATGTGTTAGTTGCGTTATCTGATATGCCAAAACTTTATGCAGATATTTTTCAATATCGTTTCAAAAAAAGTGATAAATTTTTAGCTAACCATGCCTTAGGGAATTTAATCATTGCAGCGATGTCTGAAATGCGAGGAAGCACTTATGAAGCTATTCAGTTGCTGACAAAAATGATGCATGTTGATGGTAATATTTATCCTTCTAGTGAAAAACCGTTAGTTTTACATGCCATTTTTAAAGATGGAACAGAAGCAATTGGAGAATCAAAAATTGCGCTTGATCGTAAAACTATTGATCATGTTTTTGTTCGTAATCAAGATGGAGATAGTGAACCAAAAGCTGCACGAAAAGTGGTCTCTTCCATCATGGAGGCCGATATGATTGTTTTAGGACCAGGTAGTCTATTTACGAGTATTTTACCGAATTTGATGATTTCAGAAATTGGCAAAGCGTTGTTGGAAACGCAGGCTGAAACTGTTTATATTTGCAATATTATGACACAAAAAGGCGAAACAGAACATTTTACAGATGCCAATCATGTTCAAGTCCTTCATCAACATTTAAAAAAACCGTTTGTAGACACTGTTTTAGTGAATACTGAAAAAGTACCAGAAGGTTATATGGATCCTGAAGTTTATGATGAATATTTAGTACAAGTAAAGCACGATTTTAAAAGTTTACGACAAGAAGGTTGTCGAGTTGTCTCAGCAGACTTTTTGCAGTTGCGAGATGGTGGCGTCTTCCATGATGGTGAAAAAGTCGTGGAAGAACTATTACGTATTTTGTATTAA
- a CDS encoding amino acid racemase codes for MENFFSILGGMGTQATESFVRLLNHRTITHKDQDYLNYVLFNHATVPDRTAYILDETAENPLPFLLDDIAKQNLLKPNFIVLTCNTAHYFFETLQEATKIPILHMPREAAIEMSHRQNGGKVAFLGTEGSVKAGVYQRELEKVGFEVMLPKTQLQQKVNDLIYRDIKENDFLNKDLYYEILAEAIEKCGCASAVLGCTELSLMEEFATGHKYNVVDAQSILVDRTIERALSDRKKADHS; via the coding sequence GTGGAAAATTTTTTTAGTATTTTAGGCGGAATGGGAACACAAGCGACAGAAAGTTTTGTTAGACTTTTAAACCATCGTACTATTACTCATAAAGATCAGGATTATTTAAATTATGTTCTATTTAATCATGCGACAGTTCCTGATCGTACAGCTTATATTCTAGACGAAACTGCAGAAAATCCATTGCCTTTTTTATTGGATGATATTGCAAAACAAAATTTACTAAAACCAAATTTTATTGTCTTGACTTGTAATACAGCGCATTACTTTTTTGAAACGCTACAAGAGGCAACTAAGATTCCGATTTTACACATGCCAAGAGAAGCTGCTATTGAGATGAGTCATCGTCAAAATGGCGGTAAAGTTGCTTTTTTGGGAACAGAAGGCAGCGTGAAAGCTGGGGTTTATCAACGAGAATTGGAAAAAGTCGGCTTTGAGGTAATGTTGCCAAAAACCCAATTACAACAAAAAGTGAATGACTTAATTTATCGTGATATTAAAGAAAATGACTTTTTAAACAAAGACTTGTATTACGAAATATTAGCTGAAGCGATTGAAAAATGCGGTTGTGCCAGTGCTGTTTTAGGTTGTACTGAACTATCTTTAATGGAAGAGTTTGCTACTGGTCATAAGTACAATGTCGTGGATGCACAATCAATTTTGGTGGATCGAACCATCGAACGAGCCTTATCAGACCGTAAAAAAGCAGACCATTCATAG
- a CDS encoding carboxylate--amine ligase, with the protein MNVYGMARAFYEEYGMKSTAYASFQLAPTKYSKIVDVHVIAGFDQDPVFSEKLLELAKSKYNDPSIKYLLVACGDGYAELLSQHKEDLKDYYVFAANDYSLFEKLINKVSFYDICEKYQLPYPKTLIITKDMVVEGKLNQDLPFDFPVALKPANSVEWLSVDFEGRKKAFIIDNLTEFNTILDRLYKAGYKSEMIAQDFIPGDDSNMRVLNAYVDQKGNTRFMFLGHPLLEDPAPAAVGNYVVIVPDENDEIYQTIKNFLEKIDYVGFANFDMKYDRRDGQYKLFEINLRQGRSSFFVTLSGFNLAKYVTEDLVFNSVFRETEYGRKENPNAKVWLGVPKKVFRKYAKDNADKQYAEKLIKEGRYGTTLFYEKDSSIRRYVLMKYAFHNYVTGFKKYFSEKEG; encoded by the coding sequence ATGAATGTTTATGGTATGGCCAGAGCATTTTATGAAGAGTATGGTATGAAATCAACGGCATATGCTTCTTTTCAGCTAGCACCAACAAAGTATAGTAAAATCGTAGATGTACATGTAATTGCAGGTTTTGATCAAGATCCTGTTTTTAGCGAAAAATTATTGGAATTGGCTAAATCTAAATATAATGATCCTAGCATAAAGTATTTATTGGTAGCCTGTGGCGATGGCTATGCTGAATTGTTATCCCAGCACAAAGAGGACCTCAAAGATTATTATGTTTTTGCTGCCAACGATTATTCTTTATTTGAAAAATTAATCAATAAAGTTAGTTTTTATGATATTTGTGAAAAATATCAGTTGCCTTATCCTAAGACATTGATCATTACAAAAGATATGGTTGTAGAGGGGAAATTAAATCAAGATTTGCCTTTTGATTTTCCAGTCGCTTTGAAGCCGGCTAATAGTGTGGAATGGTTATCGGTGGATTTTGAAGGTCGTAAAAAAGCATTTATTATTGATAATTTGACAGAATTCAATACGATTTTAGATCGTTTATATAAAGCTGGTTATAAAAGTGAAATGATTGCTCAAGATTTCATCCCTGGCGATGATAGTAATATGCGTGTATTAAATGCGTATGTTGATCAAAAAGGGAATACACGCTTTATGTTTTTGGGACACCCACTATTAGAAGATCCTGCACCTGCAGCTGTAGGAAACTATGTTGTGATTGTGCCAGATGAAAATGATGAAATTTATCAAACAATCAAAAACTTTTTGGAAAAGATTGATTATGTTGGTTTTGCCAATTTTGATATGAAATATGATCGACGTGATGGTCAATATAAATTATTTGAAATTAACTTACGACAAGGCCGTAGTAGTTTTTTTGTCACTTTAAGCGGATTTAATTTGGCTAAATATGTGACAGAAGATTTGGTGTTTAATAGTGTTTTTAGAGAAACTGAATATGGTCGGAAAGAGAATCCAAATGCAAAAGTTTGGTTAGGTGTACCAAAAAAAGTTTTTCGGAAATACGCTAAGGATAATGCAGATAAGCAATATGCAGAAAAATTAATTAAAGAAGGTCGTTATGGTACGACGTTATTTTATGAAAAAGATTCATCTATTCGTCGCTATGTATTGATGAAATATGCTTTCCACAATTACGTAACCGGCTTTAAGAAATACTTCAGTGAGAAAGAAGGCTAA
- the rapZ gene encoding RNase adapter RapZ, which yields MQDNLKLVIITGMSGAGKTVAIQSFEDMGYFCIDNMPPSLIPKFWELIKESGKVTKIALVVDLRSRSFFEEIQEMLVDIENTNFIDTQVLFLDASDEELVSRYKETRRVHPLAMEGLITEGIRKERAILEDLKTKATFVVDTTNLTPRQLREKINQEFKTSSESGFRVEMISFGFKYGLPIDADIVMDVRFLPNPHYIPELRPLTGKDPAVYDYVMSFPETEQFYQQFYQLLETIMPGYVKEGKSSLTIAIGCTGGQHRSVALTERVGQALSKNYKVNITHRDKDKRKETVNRS from the coding sequence ATGCAAGACAACTTAAAACTAGTCATTATCACTGGTATGAGTGGTGCAGGCAAAACAGTTGCAATTCAAAGTTTTGAAGATATGGGGTATTTTTGTATCGATAATATGCCTCCGTCTTTAATTCCTAAATTTTGGGAACTCATTAAAGAATCAGGTAAAGTAACGAAAATTGCATTGGTAGTTGACTTACGCTCGCGTTCTTTTTTTGAAGAAATTCAAGAAATGTTAGTAGATATCGAAAATACTAATTTTATCGACACACAGGTATTATTCTTAGATGCTTCTGATGAAGAACTAGTATCCCGTTATAAAGAAACGAGACGTGTTCATCCATTAGCCATGGAGGGTTTGATTACTGAAGGTATAAGAAAAGAACGCGCCATTTTAGAAGATTTAAAAACAAAAGCGACTTTTGTAGTGGATACGACAAACTTAACTCCGCGTCAATTAAGAGAAAAGATAAATCAAGAATTCAAAACTTCAAGTGAAAGTGGTTTTCGTGTTGAAATGATTTCCTTTGGGTTTAAATATGGTTTGCCAATTGATGCTGATATTGTAATGGATGTTCGTTTTTTACCCAATCCGCATTATATTCCAGAACTACGGCCGTTAACGGGTAAGGATCCAGCAGTTTATGATTACGTGATGTCTTTTCCTGAAACAGAACAGTTTTATCAACAATTTTATCAATTGTTAGAAACGATTATGCCGGGCTATGTTAAAGAAGGAAAAAGTAGTTTGACGATTGCAATTGGATGCACTGGTGGGCAACACCGTTCGGTTGCGTTGACTGAAAGAGTCGGACAAGCGTTGAGTAAAAATTATAAGGTCAATATTACGCATCGGGATAAGGATAAACGTAAAGAGACGGTGAATCGCTCATGA